The sequence below is a genomic window from bacterium.
CCTGACCCCCACCGCCACCCACACCCCGACGGCGACCATGACGCCGACCCATACCTATACGCCCACCCCCGGGCTTCAACTCCAAAAGATCCCATCCAAGACCTCGGCCAAGATGGGGGAGACGGTCGCTTACACCCTGGACCTGGATGTCACCGGATCCATGGCCCTCGGGGTCACCGTGGTGGACACCCTGCCGGACCATGTGACCTTCGCGGGTTTCGCGACGGTCTCTCCCAGCGTCCCGGGCATGACCCGGACCGCCAATGGCAAGGTCCTGACCTGGACCTTCCCGGCCCTCCCGCCGGGACATTACCTGCTCACCTACAGCGTGACGGTGGATAGCGGGCTGGTGGAACAGACGGTCCTTTTGAACCAAGCCCAGGCCTCTTTCCTGCAAGGCTCCTCGCCCGTGGCAAGCGCCGGTGTCACGGTCGCCGCCCCCTATACGGTCATGATCAGCGTTTACAATTCGACGGGGGAACTGGTACAGACCCTGCTGACCCAGAACTTCTTCGTGGTATTGGATTCACCCCAGATCTCCTCGGGCCCCATCACCAGCCTCTCCCAGTCCGTCTCGGTGTCCTACAACGGACAAGTGCTGGCCGCTTGGAACGGCTTGAACCCGCAAGGGAACCCGGTCTCCAACGGGGAATACTTCGTCAAGGTGGACACCTTGGACCCCTACGGGGTGGTGAACAGCGTGAGCCAGACTGTCAGCGTGGACCGTTCCGTCTCCACCCTGACGGTGAATGTCTTCAACCAATCCGGAGAGTTGGTGCGGCACCTCTATCACCAATGGGTGGATGGAACGGCGGGATCCGTGCAGGGAATGACCTTATCGTCCACCCGGATCGTCCCCGATGCCCCGGCAGGTTCCCAACTGCCCAGTTCCACCGGGGTCACCCTGGATACCGTCAACGGTGCCATTACCACGCTCTGGGACGGCCGGAGCGACTCGGGCGCCGTCGTGACCAACGGGCAATATATCGTGGAAGCCCAATGGGCGGCCGGCGGTACGACGAAGGTCGAGACCCAGAACGTCTCGGTGGTGGGGAGCGGGGAAGTGGGGCATCGGGGAGAGGTGGTGGCCCAGCCGAACGTCCTGACAGGCTCCAAGACCACCACGACCCTACAGGCCTTGGCGGGCGCGGGTCTCACTTTGAAGGTGCACGTCTATGACGTGGCGGGGGAACTGGTGGACGTCCTGAACGGCGATCCCGGGACCGGGCAGGTCGCCTGGGACACTTCAGGAAAGGCCAGTGGGATCTATCTGGCGGTCGTGGAGCTTTATGACGCCCAGGGCATCACAGGACGGAAGATCGTGAAGATATTGGTCCGGCATTAAGAGGGGAGGGGGGTCTAAGGCAAATCCCCCTTGATCCCCTTTTTCAAAGTGGGGTCACTTCTTGAGGGCTTCCTGGATGGCCGATTCGGTCTCCTCGGGCTCCACCTTGGTCACGAAACGCTTCAGGGGATGGCCCTTGCGGTCGATGAGGAACTTCGTAAAGTTCCAGCCGATCTCGGTGGAACCTCCCTCTTCCGGCTCCGCCTTCTTCAGGAACTGATAGAGGGGGACCGCCTTGTCCCCGTTGACCTCGATCTTGTCGAAGAGGGGAAAGGTCACGTTGTATTTGCTGGTGCAGAAGGCCTTGATCTCCTTGTCCGTTCCCGGTTCCTGCTCCCTGAACTGGTTGCAGGGAAAGCCCAGGATCACAAAACCCTCCTTCTTGTACTTCTCGTAGAGCTTTTCCAGGCCGGCATATTGGGGCGTGTGCCCGCACTTGCTGGCCACGTTCACGATCATCAGGACCTTCCCCTTGTACTTGGAAAGGGGGACCATTTTTCCGTCGATGTTCCTCATCTTGAATTGATAGACCGTATCTTGATCGGCCGCGTGGACCGTTCCGACGACCGCCAGAAGCACCGCCAACGCCAATTTTTTCATCTCTTCCTCCAAGGGTGGGATGGCCTATTACGGCATGGAACGGGGATGAAAATCCAGGGACCGCATAAAAAGCCGGGACCCTGTGGCCTCAGCGGCGCCGGGTCTTGGAAAGGAGCCGGAGGATCTCCAGGTAGAGCCAGACCAGGGTCACCAACAACCCGAAGGCGGCATACCATTCCATGTATTTGGGCGCCCTGGCCTCGACGCCCCTTTCGATGAAGTCGAAATCCAGCACCAGGTTCAAAGCCGCCACGATCACCACCACGACGGAAAAGCCGATGCCCATGGGGGTAGCGGAGTCGATGAGGGGCGCGGATCTCCCGAAAAATCCCATGACCATATCCACAAGATAATAGATGGCGATGCCCCCGGTGGCGGCCAGGACGCCTAATTTGAAATTCTCGGTCGCCCGCACGATACGGGCCCGGTAGAGGAAGAGCAGGGTGGCCATGGTACCGAAGGTGAGCGCCACCGCTTGGAAGACGATGCCGTGGAACTGCATCTCGTAGAAGGCCGAAATGGCCCCCAGGAGGCATCCTTCCGCCAGGGCATAGAGGGGGGAAAGATAGGGAGCGGTCGTCTTCACGAAAATGATGACGAGGCCCAGGATGAAGCTCAGGATCAGGGAACCGATGAGGATCGGGAAAAGGATGGGATTGCTTTCCAAGTGGGTGGCGTAATTCCAGGTGAACGCGGCGGCGGCGACGACCAGGAAAAGAAGGGCTGCGCTCTTTTCCGCCGTTCCACCGAGGGTCATGGCCTCTGAACTGTCGACCATTCCTTGGCTGGTAAAGGTGTTGTCCTTCAAAGCTGGGTTGCTGGTCCGGAAAAGGGCCATGGACTGCCTCCTGGTTCGGGGATGGCAACAAGATAGGCTCTGCGGCGGGCGAGGACAATGGGGGAAAGGTCACATGGACGTTAAGACGGGGACCCCAACCACGTTGAATAACCAAAACCCGGTAAATATAGTGTTGCCATGCTCCGCCAGCTTTCCATCAAGAACTTCGCGATCGTCGAAACGGTCGTCTTGGAGTTCGAACCCGGCTTCAACGTCCTCACCGGCGAGACCGGCGCGGGGAAGTCCCTCATCGTGGACGCCCTCTATTTTCTGCTGGGCGACCGCATCTCCGCCGATACCCTGCGCGCCGGGGAGGAACGGGCGGTGGTCGAAGCCCTGTTCCAGGTACCGCCTTCCTCACCGGCCCTCAAGAAACTCTCGGAGTGGGGCATCGAAGCCAAAGGCGGCGAGGTCCTCATCAAGCGGGAATTCACCCGCTCCTCCGGAAAGACCCGCAGTTTCGTGAACGGCGAGATGGCGACCGCCTCCCTGATCTCCGAACTGGGCGACTGGCTCCTGGACATCCACGGCCAACACGAGCACCAGGCCATCTTCAACGTCGGCCGCCACCGCCGGTTGATCGACGCCTTCGGGCATTTGGAAAAGCAACTGGACCGGACGGCCCTGGCCGCCGAGCGGCTCTCCGACCTCCTGGCCGAGAGGACCCACCTGGGGGGCGATGCCCGGGAGATCGCCCGCCGGACCGACCTTCTCCAGTTCCAGGTCCAGGAGATCGAGGAGTCGGGCGTGGAGACCCTGAACGAGGAGGAGCTCCAGCGCCGCTACCAGGTCATGCGGGGCTCCGAAAAGATCACCAAACAATTGTCCGAGGCCCAGCGCCTCTTGGACGAGGAGGGGGAAGGGGGAGCCACCGGCCTTTTCGGCGCCGCCCTCTCACGCCTGATGGACGCCGCCCGGCTGGACCCGGACCTGGAAAACTGGTTGGGTGAGGCCAAGGCGGTGCAGGAATCCCTGAACCAGGTCTCTTACGAACTGGCCCGGAAGCTGGAGGGATATTCCTTCAGCCCCGACGAATTCCAGGAAGTCTCGGACAAACTGGACGCCCTCCACACGCTCAAGAAGAAATACGGGAACTCGGTCCCGGAGATCCTCGCTTATCTGGAGCGCAGCCGCCAGGAACTGAAGGGCCTCCTAGGCCGGGAGGACCGGTTGAAGACCCTCGAAACGGAGATCGGCAAGGCCGCCGAAGCCTACCAGGAAGCCGCCTCGGCCTTGAGCGTCAAGCGCGCCCAAGCGGGCGCCAAGCTGGCCCAAGAGGTCGAGACGACCCTGAAGGACCTGGGCCTGACCCATGCCCGAATGGGGGTCCAAGTGGTCCCGGTCGAGGACGGGCAAAGTCCGGCGATGGAAAAGGGCAAACGCCTGCAGATCTCTGCCCAAGGCTGGGACCGGGTGGAGTTCCTTTTCTCCGCGAACCCGGGCGAACCCCAGCGCCCGCTGGCCAAGGTCGCCTCCGGCGGGGAGGCGTCCCGCGTCATGTTGGGTTTGAAGACCGTGCTGGCCGAAAGCGATGAAGTTCCCACCCTCATCTTCGACGAGATCGACACCGGCGTGGGAGCGAGGACCGCTCCGGCGGTGGCGAAACTCCTCGATCACCTTTCCAAGGGCAAACAGGTCTTCTGCATCTCCCACCTGGCCCCCATCGCGGGACTGGGGGACTGCCATTTACAGGTCCAAAAATCGATCCAGGACGGCAAAACGAGCGTCCAAGTCCTGCGTCTCAGGGAAAACGAGCGCATCGACGAACTGGCCCGCATGCTGGGCGGGGAACCACTTTCGGAGACTTCCCGTTCCCACGCCCGGGAGCTCTATGCTAGAATGCGCGGCAAATAGCGGGTCCCCCTGACTGGGCCCGTACCACCACAACGGAGGAAGCAATGAAGAAATTGGTCTTGGGGTTGTTCGCCTTGGTCATGACCTTGGCCTTCTGCGCCGTTCCGGCCAACGCCGCGACGTCGAAGAAGAAAAAGAAGGAGACGAAGAAGGAAGAGAAAAAGGAGACCAAGAAGGCCGAGAGCCATTCGATGAGCGCTCCCAAGCATTATCTTTCGGGCACCAACACCTGGGGCCGTTCGGGCCTCTTGTTCGGTGACACCGCCGATGTGGCCGCTTTGCGGACCATCGAGGGGTCGGCCCACCTTCTCTATAGTTCGCCCGTTTCCGGCGTGAACAATTTCGGGATCCCCTTCGGCGGCCATTTTGGCATCGCCGATAACGTCGAACTTTCCGCCGCTGGCGACCTGGAGCTCCAGAGCGCGACCGGATATTCCAGCTCGATTTTCCTTCTCGATCTGGGCGGCAAATACAAGTTCCACACCAAGAACGAGAACCTGGGTCTGGCCTTGGGCGGTGATGTGCTCATCCCCACCAGCGGCGGCGGCAGCGCCATTGTGACGCCTCGCGGCGTGGTCAGCTACACCTTGCCCAGCGGCATGCTGGTGAACGGTGACATGGGGATACACATTTCCAGCGCAACCTACGTTTCCGTGGACGCGGGTTTGGGCTATCCCTTCTCCAATAACTTCACCGGCATGGTGGAGATCGGCGCCAACCAGAACGGTAACGGCGGCTCGGTCTTGGGCGCCGGTTTCCGCGCGGGGGCCGATCAGTTCAAGTTCCAGGGACTGTTGGGGATCCCCCTCAACGGCGGCGGTGTGGTGATCGGCGGCGGGATCATCCTCGCTTCCAAGTAACTTTTTCCAAGAAAAGCCGGTTCCCCTTGGTTTGGGGGACCGGCTTTTTTATTATGGGGACCCCATGGACACCCTCACCTTACGCCGGGCCAAGCCTTCCGACGCCCGCGCCATCCTGAACCTCATCAACCAGAATTCGTCCAAGGGCCTGATGTTGCCCCGGACCTTCGCCCAGGTGGTCGAAAAAATAAGGGACTTCCTGGTCGCCACCGAAGGGGATACCCTCGTCGGTGTCGTGGCCTTGCATGTGGTGGGGGAGGACCTGGCCGAGGTGCGGTCCCTGGCGGTGGAGGCCCCTTACCAAGGCCAGGGGATCGGCCAAAAATTGGTCCGTCAATGCCTGAAGGACGGGGAGGAACTGGGCCTGGCCCGGGTCTTCACCCTGACCTACCAAACCGAGTTTTTCGGGAAATTGGGGTTCCAAAAAGTGGAGAAACTGACCCTGCCGCAAAAGATCTGGGGGGATTGCATTCATTGCGCCAAATTCACCGATTGCGACGAAGTGGCCATGACCATCGACCTTCCCAAGGCCTCCTGAACCCATGACCGCCCACACCACCGCCCACACCCCTCCAGGAGGGAAAAAGAACACCCGGCCCACCCTGGTGCGCCAGATGCTGTCCAAATATGTGGACGTCCTGGTCTGCGGGTTCCTGGGCTGGATCATCTGCTTCACCATCCCCGGCTGGCGGCCCTATTGGGCCCAAGCGGGCCTGTTCCTTTTCTTCAGCCAATGGATCTGGTGCCGGGAGCAATTGAACCCCACCGCGGGGGAGTTCTTCCTGGGCATCCGCTACCTCACCTCCTCCTCCAGCCAGGTGGTGGCCGACATCCAGGTCATCCAGGCCAAACTGAAATTGAACGGCTATCTCATCCTGGCCGGGATCGTGGACCTGACGCTCGCCTTCAGCTTCCTCGCCGGATGGACCTTTTTCCCCAACGCCGTGGCCTTTGGATACGCGGTGGACCCATCCCTCTCGGTGGCCTACTGGACCCTGGTGGGGCTGGCCTTTTTCGTTTGCGCGGGTTACCTTCTAGGCGGCTCCCGGATGGCGCTCTTCGTCGTCCCTTTCGTCCATTTGGTCCTCTGCATCGACCTCTTCCTCGGACAATCCCAGTGGGCCTCCCTCTTCCAAGGGCTTCCACCGTCCTTCCTCCCGACCCTGCTCAAGGTCCTGCCCGTTCCGGTCTACCAGCTCTTCCTGGCCTGGAGCTTCTATGTCGTGGGCGCCCTTGGCTTGTCGCATAAGCATATGGTGAACCCGTAAGACGGGCTGAACCACCAAGTTCACCAAGGGATCTTCGAGAGCAACTCCCCAAAGCCTTCTTCCATGGGGACTTCTTGGTGACTTTTGTGTTCTGGCGGTAAAAGTGGTTTTTATGTGGGTTCAGAAAACAAAAACCTTATAATCGACCCCTCTTAAGACCCCCGGAAGGGAACCATGGAAGCCTACAATTTCACCGAGATCGAGGACCGCTGGAAGAAGGCCTGGAAGGAAAAGGGCGCCTATTCCTGCGATCTCGCCCGGACCGACAAGAAATACTACACGCTGGTCATGTTCCCTTACCCCTCCGGGGATTTCCTGCACGCCGGCCACGGCCGGAACTACATCATCGGCGACGCGGTTTTCCGTTATTTCCGGGCCCAGGGCTACAACGTCCTGAACCCCATGGGTTTCGACGCCTTCGGACTTCCCGCCGAGAACGCCGCCATCCACAAAGGGATCCATCCCGAGGATTGGACCCTCAAGAACATCGAGCGCATGAAGGGCCAGTTCGACGACTGGAGCATGGGGTACGACTGGGACAAGGAGGTCGTTTCCTGCCTCCCGGATTATTACCGTTGGACCCAATGGATCTTCCTGAAGCTCCACGAGAAGGGCCTGGCCTACCGCAAAAAGGCCTATGTGAA
It includes:
- a CDS encoding glutathione peroxidase, encoding MKKLALAVLLAVVGTVHAADQDTVYQFKMRNIDGKMVPLSKYKGKVLMIVNVASKCGHTPQYAGLEKLYEKYKKEGFVILGFPCNQFREQEPGTDKEIKAFCTSKYNVTFPLFDKIEVNGDKAVPLYQFLKKAEPEEGGSTEIGWNFTKFLIDRKGHPLKRFVTKVEPEETESAIQEALKK
- a CDS encoding Bax inhibitor-1/YccA family protein; the encoded protein is MALFRTSNPALKDNTFTSQGMVDSSEAMTLGGTAEKSAALLFLVVAAAAFTWNYATHLESNPILFPILIGSLILSFILGLVIIFVKTTAPYLSPLYALAEGCLLGAISAFYEMQFHGIVFQAVALTFGTMATLLFLYRARIVRATENFKLGVLAATGGIAIYYLVDMVMGFFGRSAPLIDSATPMGIGFSVVVVIVAALNLVLDFDFIERGVEARAPKYMEWYAAFGLLVTLVWLYLEILRLLSKTRRR
- the recN gene encoding DNA repair protein RecN; protein product: MLRQLSIKNFAIVETVVLEFEPGFNVLTGETGAGKSLIVDALYFLLGDRISADTLRAGEERAVVEALFQVPPSSPALKKLSEWGIEAKGGEVLIKREFTRSSGKTRSFVNGEMATASLISELGDWLLDIHGQHEHQAIFNVGRHRRLIDAFGHLEKQLDRTALAAERLSDLLAERTHLGGDAREIARRTDLLQFQVQEIEESGVETLNEEELQRRYQVMRGSEKITKQLSEAQRLLDEEGEGGATGLFGAALSRLMDAARLDPDLENWLGEAKAVQESLNQVSYELARKLEGYSFSPDEFQEVSDKLDALHTLKKKYGNSVPEILAYLERSRQELKGLLGREDRLKTLETEIGKAAEAYQEAASALSVKRAQAGAKLAQEVETTLKDLGLTHARMGVQVVPVEDGQSPAMEKGKRLQISAQGWDRVEFLFSANPGEPQRPLAKVASGGEASRVMLGLKTVLAESDEVPTLIFDEIDTGVGARTAPAVAKLLDHLSKGKQVFCISHLAPIAGLGDCHLQVQKSIQDGKTSVQVLRLRENERIDELARMLGGEPLSETSRSHARELYARMRGK
- a CDS encoding N-acetyltransferase, with translation MDTLTLRRAKPSDARAILNLINQNSSKGLMLPRTFAQVVEKIRDFLVATEGDTLVGVVALHVVGEDLAEVRSLAVEAPYQGQGIGQKLVRQCLKDGEELGLARVFTLTYQTEFFGKLGFQKVEKLTLPQKIWGDCIHCAKFTDCDEVAMTIDLPKAS